A stretch of the Opisthocomus hoazin isolate bOpiHoa1 chromosome 2, bOpiHoa1.hap1, whole genome shotgun sequence genome encodes the following:
- the XKR5 gene encoding XK-related protein 5 yields MRGAFPGLSLALLAAERAARLCAIVHYLTHGQLGWFGLTIACVVPGYVAQVLSVFWFRADGRPLSCWLLVLHLLQLGLWKRYWDVLRMAAKAGDGGRAREVLMQDGDVCVLRLLEALLQTLPHLLLQAYVVVAVDPAGFVPGVSAGLSLLSLAWALVSYSRFACLLKPGHLYPPATAILCLLLWRTGMLGTRVLALVLFARLYSFWVFAVAGVHWLLMSFWLVAQQTDIVAQPCRWRLFNCLVGAVYIFCYVNVRPGPSKHRVAVFYAIMLMENTLLLLLATRFLQAELRNSLCLTGAIMSGSLVGAAALVVYYSLLHPKSTEIWQGFLETTCSAAAAGDDEVAGDNSQVGQSLGISGDGESLAGEGTPADPKSGNSSSLLQLGGRLEDGWMNHHHWLLVKLALKTGDMSTINAAFGDGGMGEVYPGGWVVEKSIGVEPGANLALPMREIGPRSAESGPNDEKLLAAGNVGGSKPGTGAVRMVQEDGAGQEPVFHPAVSFPSPDPAEGSSVYFSTSSGGIASPGLGTATATCVALVRGDGEAQPPPGYLGGGGGWDLSLGMASFSPILGACAHKCLRSSSSLGGTGGFGVAGPPEEGLEPVGLEGALVGWHRLRDTHPRGTQGTVARSKLRPPCFTSTPKADPRCPQRGLGELGEGTDLSGLPE; encoded by the exons ATGCGCGGGGCTTTCCCGGGGCTCAGCCTGGCGCTGTTGGCGGCGGAGCGCGCAGCGC GGCTCTGCGCCATCGTCCACTACCTCACCCATGGGCAGCTGGGCTGGTTTGGGCTGACCATCGCCTGCGTGGTGCCCGGCTACGTGGCTCAGGTCCTCAGCGTCTTCTGGTTCAGGGCGGATGGCCGCCCGctcagctgctggctcctggtgctccacctcctgcagctgggcCTCTGGAAGCG GTACTGGGATGTTTTGCGGATGGCGGCAAAGGCAGGCGACGGTGGCCGTGCCAGGGAGGTGCTGATGCAGGACGGGGACGTGTGTGTGCTGCGGCTGCTGGAAGCCCTGCTGCAGACCCTGCCTCACCTCCTGCTGCAGGCCTACGTCGTCGTGGCCGTTGACCCAGCGGGCTTCGTCCCCG GTGTCAGCGCGGGGCTGTCCCTGCTCTCCCTGGCTTGGGCTTTGGTCTCCTACAGCCGCTTCGCCTGcctgctgaaaccaggacacctctACCCGCCAGCCACGGccatcctctgcctgctgctctggaGGACGGGGATGCTGGGGACCAGGGTCTTGGCCCTGGTGCTCTTTGCCAGGCTGTATTCCTTCTGGGTTTTTGCTGTGGCAG GTGTCCACTGGTTGCTCATGTCCTTCTGGCTGGTGGCCCAGCAGACGGACATCGTGGCCCAGCCCTGTCGCTGGAGGCTGTTCAATTGCCTGGTGGGAGCCGTGTACATCTTCTGCTACGTTAATGTCCGGCCCGGTCCTTCCAAGCACAGGGTGGCTGTGTTTTATGCA atCATGCTGATGGAGAacaccctcctgctgctgctggccacccggttcctgcaggcagagctgaggaacAGCCTGTGCCTGACCGGGGCCATCATGTCAGGGTCTCTAGTAG GTGCTGCAGCTCTGGTGGTTTATTACAGCCTGCTCCATCCCAAGTCCACGGAGATCTGGCAGGGCTTCCTCGAGACAACCTGCAGTGCTGCGGCTGCCGGTGACGATGAGGTTGCTGGAGACAACTCCCAAGTGGGGCAGAGTTTGGGAATTTCAGGAGATGGCGAGTCCTTGGCAGGGGAAGGGACCCCGGCAGATCCCAAAAGCGGGAACAGCTCATCGCTCCTGCAGCTCGGAGGGCGTTTGGAGGACGGCTGGATGAACCATCACCACTGGCTGCTGGTAAAGCTGGCCTTGAAGACAGGAGATATGTCCACGATCAACGCAGCTTTTGGAGATGGTGGCATGGGAGAGGTCTACCCTGGAGGATGGGTGGTGGAGAAATCCATCGGCGTTGAGCCTGGGGCAAACCTTGCCCTCCCCATGAGGGAAATCGGTCCTCGGAGTGCTGAATCTGGTCCGAATGATGAGAAGTTGCTGGCAGCGGGGAACGTAGGCGGCAGCAAACCCGGCACCGGCGCTGTGAGAATGGTACAGGAGGACGGAGCGGGGCAGGAGCCTGTTTTTCACCCAGCCGTGTCCTTTCCCAGCCCGGATCCGGCTGAGGGCTCCTCTGTGTATTTCAGCACGAGCTCAGGAGGCATCGCCTCTCCCGGCTTGGGGACGGCCACAGCTACGTGCGTGGCCTTGGTGCGAGGGGACGGCGAAgcccagcctcctccaggctatctgggaggaggaggaggatgggattTATCCCTTGGGATGGCGAGCTTCAGCCCAATCCTGGGCGCTTGTGCACACAAGTGTCTGCGGAGCAGCTCTTCCCTCGGTGGCACAGGTGGCTTTGGGGTGGCAGGTCCCCCCGAAGAGGGCTTggagcctgtggggctggagggtgcTCTCGTGGGGTGGCATCGCCTTCGGGACACCCACCCTCGTGGCACGCAGGGGACTGTCGCGAGGAGCAAGCTGAGGCCACCATGCTTCACCTCCACCCCCAAGGCTGACCCGAGATGCCCACAGAGAggactgggggagctgggagaggggacaGACCTGTCTGGGTTGCCGGAGTGA
- the DEFB1 gene encoding beta-defensin 1 produces MSTKAVKTLFLLLLLLPAVSQAAAKSDTVTCRKTKGKCSFLLCPLFAKATGTCYNGLAKCCRPLW; encoded by the exons ATGTCAACCAAAGCCGTGAAGACACTCTtcctgctgctccttcttctCCCTGCGGTGTCCCAGGCTGCTGCAA AGTCAGACACCGTGACGTGTCGGAAGACCAAGGGCAAGTGTTCGTTCCTGCTGTGTCCCTTGTTTGCGAAAGCCACCGGTACCTGCTACAATGGACTGGCAAAGTGCTGCAGGCCCTTATGGTGA